From one Dryobates pubescens isolate bDryPub1 chromosome 2, bDryPub1.pri, whole genome shotgun sequence genomic stretch:
- the ARL5A gene encoding ADP-ribosylation factor-like protein 5A isoform X1 translates to MGILFTRIWRLFNHQEHKVIIVGLDNAGKTTILYQFSMNEVVHTSPTIGSNVEEIVVNNTRFLMWDIGGQESLRSSWNTYYTNTEFVIVVVDSTDRERISVTKEELYKMLAHEDLKKAGLLIFANKQDVKECMTVAEISQFLKLTSIKDHQWHIQACCALTGEGLCQGLEWMMSRLKIR, encoded by the exons ATGGGGATCCTCTTCACCAGGATATGGAGGCTATTCAACCATCAGG AGCACAAAGTAATCATTGTTGGGCTGGACAATGCAGGCAAAACCACCATTCTCTATCAATT CTCCATGAACGAGGTGGTGCACACCTCGCCCACCATCGGCAGCAACGTGGAGGAGATCGTGGTGAACAACACGCGCTTCCTCATGTGGGACATCGGCGGCCAGGAGTCCCTGCGCTCCTCCTGGAACACCTACTACACCAACACCGAG TTTGTGATAGTTGTTGTGGAcagcacagacagagagagaattTCTGTGACTAAAGAAGAGCTCTATAAAATGTTAGCACATGAG GACTTAAaaaaagcaggtttgctgatctTTGCTAACAAGCAAGATGTCAAAGAGTGTATGACAGTAGCTGAAATCTCTCAGTTCCTGAAGCTGACTTCAATTAAGGATCACCAGTGGCACATTCAGGCATGCTGTGCTCTAACTGGAGAGGG ACTGTGCCAAGGACTCGAATGGATGATGTCAAGACTTAAGATCAGATGA
- the ARL5A gene encoding ADP-ribosylation factor-like protein 5A isoform X2, which yields MNEVVHTSPTIGSNVEEIVVNNTRFLMWDIGGQESLRSSWNTYYTNTEFVIVVVDSTDRERISVTKEELYKMLAHEDLKKAGLLIFANKQDVKECMTVAEISQFLKLTSIKDHQWHIQACCALTGEGLCQGLEWMMSRLKIR from the exons ATGAACGAGGTGGTGCACACCTCGCCCACCATCGGCAGCAACGTGGAGGAGATCGTGGTGAACAACACGCGCTTCCTCATGTGGGACATCGGCGGCCAGGAGTCCCTGCGCTCCTCCTGGAACACCTACTACACCAACACCGAG TTTGTGATAGTTGTTGTGGAcagcacagacagagagagaattTCTGTGACTAAAGAAGAGCTCTATAAAATGTTAGCACATGAG GACTTAAaaaaagcaggtttgctgatctTTGCTAACAAGCAAGATGTCAAAGAGTGTATGACAGTAGCTGAAATCTCTCAGTTCCTGAAGCTGACTTCAATTAAGGATCACCAGTGGCACATTCAGGCATGCTGTGCTCTAACTGGAGAGGG ACTGTGCCAAGGACTCGAATGGATGATGTCAAGACTTAAGATCAGATGA